CAGTCATCGGTGTCCCCTACGTTGTTTTTGTGCGGGCGAGGTGGGACGCTGGACTCTCCCTCGCCGCCCCTCCTCTTTGAACCTGTTCACGAGGACTCCCTTCGAGAACTCGCAGGGGGCCATTTCAGTCACGGAGTCCACGACCTGCACGATAGCGGTTGCACGCACCTGAAACGATCGGTGGATCCGGTGGAAACCATCGCTGCCAAACAGGCAACAGCGCCGGGGAGTCCGCTGCGGCTTCCGCAGTTCCGCAATTTGTGGCTGGGGAGCACGGTCTCGATGCTCGGAGACCAGTTCTACCTCGTCGCCCTTCCATGGCTGGTTCTGCAGTTGACGAGCTCCAGTTTCGCGCTTGGCGTGATCATGATGACCGCGGCTGTCCCGCGGGCACTTCTCATGCTGATGGGGGGCGCGGTGAGCGACCGCTTCGCCCCGAGAAACGTCATGCTGGCCACCACTGCCGCCCGGACGCTGCTGGTGACGGCGGTGGCGTTCCTGACATGGACGCATTGGATCAACATCTATTACCTCTACTGCCTCGCGTTTGCATTCGGGACCGCCGATGCTTTTGGATTTCCCGCCAGTCAGGCGCTGTTGCCCCGGCTCGTGCAGACCGGGCAACTCACCGCCGCGAACTCGATGTTCTCCGGCAGCATGCAGGCCTGCAACCTGCTGGGGCCGGCCCCGGCTGGATTCGTCATCAAGATGTGGGGGCTCGCCGCCGCATTTTTCATCGACGCTGTCAGTTTCGTCTTTGCGATTGTGCCGCTGGCGCAGTTGCCCAAGCCGGAGCCGTCTCCTGATGCCCCGCCTGGCAGGCCGCCGATGCTGCGCTCCATAGCCGAAGGGCTTCGCTATGTCTGGCGTGATGGCGCGCTGCGCTCGCTCGTGATGCTTTTCGCGGGCATCAACCTGTGGGCACTCGGGCCTGTCATCGTGGGATTGCCCGTCCTCGCCAGGGTCCGGTTCGGGTCTTCCGCCGCCTTCGGCACCATGATGTCGTGCTTCGGCGGCGGGGCATTGGCAGGGATGATCTTGGCCGGTGCGCAGCGCACGCACCGCCGGCGCGGCCTGAGATTTCTCGGTTTCGTTTCCGCCGAAGCCGTCGGCATTACGGCCATCCCCTTCATCGAAAATTTTGCCGTGGTGGCTGTGGTTCTGACTTTGATCGGGGTGGCCGCCGGGCTGGCAAATGTTTCTATCACCGCGTGGATTCAGGGCTACGTCGACCGTGCGCTGATCGCCCGGGTGATGAGTGTGCTGATGTTCGCGGCTGTCGGACTGATGCCGGTGTCGCTCGTGCTCGCCGGCGCGGTCGCCGACCTGCATTTGCGCGCGATGTTTGTTGCGTCAGGCGCGCTCATGATACTGACGACTGCGGCTGCCGCGCTCCACCCGTCAACCCGCGCGATCGATTGAGGGTCTGCTGCCTTTGCCTCGGCCTATTTCTTCAGACTTCTCGCCGCGCTGTAGTCGAACAGGTGTCCGGCCGCCTTCTTGATCGGGTTCAAACGAACGGGATAGAAGTAGTCGGCTTCAAACCACCCTTGGTGCCGGTAGTACCTGTAGTCGCTCCAGGTTTCGTCCAGCATCAGCCGGATCTTGGTTCGACCCATCCTGAACATCATGAGGTGCAGGAGCGTCGGTGCCGGGAGCGACGGCCGCGACAGCCTGTCGTGAAACACCCTGCCGTGCGACGCGAGAATGCGTTCGTTGGTGCGTCGTTGCTTCTCCGGCATCGGCTCCAGCGAATTGACACAACTGCCCTTGACGACATTGAAACCGAGGGCGTCGCCCACGAAGTCAAGATATTCGACGGTCTTTGGTCCGCCGTAGATGGCCTCGACCACGATACTCGTGAAGGTCTTGCCGAAGAAGCGCGGACGATGGAACGCAAAGCCAAGCCTGTCCAGAAAGATCTTCATGATCGCGGAGACCTGGAACGAGTAGACCGGCGATGCGAACACCACCCCGTCAGACGCCATCATCTTGTCGAGGAGTACGTCACGGTCATCTTGGAATGGGCAGAGTTCCTCGCCCCTGTCGCAGCAGGCTTTGCACCCCCTGCACGTTTTCAGGTCGTAGTCACTCAGTACGACGATCTCGGAGTCGACTTCGCCGAGGGATTGCACGGCATCGAGAAACCGAAGAACGGAATTGTAGGTATGCCTCCTGCGAGCACTGGCGACGAATGCAGTGACTCTTTTCATCTGCAACCTCCTTTGCGGCTATCCCGGCCCGCGAAGGATCACCCGAGCGCTCCTGGCGAAGAGGCGGAATATCGGCCGCTATTCAAAGATAGGAACTTCTTCTACGGATTCTCCGCCGCATGCCCTCACGCGTAAACCATGAATCGCCATCAGCGGCATCCAAAACCCACGTTCCGCTCAGGTTCACTCCAGCTCCCGGACCGGCGCTGCCGATGGCTGAACGCCCACTGGTCCAATGAAAATCCTGATGCTTCTCAAAGCCGTCTGCCATTCGCATTCAAGGTCATTGTCGATTGAAAAAATTGGGCTCCCTCTCCAAAACCTGACAATAAGGACGGTAGAAAGCGTTTAGAACTTTGGGCAGATTGTAATGGATGTGGAGCCGTTCTGGATCAAAAAAGCGCCGAGTGAAAATAGGGTGACGTCCCACTGCTGTTCCCAGGACGATGGACGCGAAGACGCCAGGAATTTTCGAATATATAAGCTTTTTATGCCTCTCATTCCCGGCTCAATCCCGACCTTGCACTCGGCGTCTTCGAGTCTTATCGTCCGGCGGCGGGTGGTTTGATGCGTCCAACGAGGTGCATGCCGGCTGTCACTTCTTAGTGCTTTGGAATTTGATCACGCCCAGATCGAGCGGTGTATCGCTGCGGCCGCCTGTCATTTCGGAAATGACTACTTCCTTCGTGAAAGTCTCGACCGCAGGGCGGCTCCCAGGTGAAGCTCCCGCAGCATCCGGCCCTGCCGTGACCGACAGAGTGTACGTACCTGCGGGGATGTCCTCCGCGCGGAAGGAACCGTCATCCTCGAACTGGACAGCATATCGGCGTTCGGCTCTCATCTGCGCGAGGACATCCTCCCTCTCCGCCCAATCGCGATATGCCGCGGGATCCGTGGGCCTGGGGATGGCTTCGGCGGACAGCTTCAATGCGAGACTCATACTCCGTATTTTGAAGACCACGCTCTGGTCCGCGCCGATCGCGAAGATTCGGCCGATCACGGGCCGGCCTGTGCCGCCGATCTTGACCGAAGTCGTCTCCCCGGATTTCACTGACACGATCTCAGTTCGGCCGGAGCCCGCGGTTCCGACTATTTGGGAGACGCGATACTCTCCCGGAGGCAAAGTCGGATAGGTAAACTTGCCGTCGTTGTCCGTAACGGCATTGAACGATACACCCAGGGCCGGCGGGCGAAAGTTTGATTGGACTTTGCTCAGGAACATCCTCTGGCCGACGCCCGGTTTAGTGCCGATCATCAGGGTGCCTTCGACTCTTCCCCATGGTTGGAGAACGATGCGGGAGGAACTCGCCAGCTTTTCAAGTGCGATGGCCGCGAAGCCTTTTTCATGGGCTGCATAAATAGAATGAGCCTGAGCTACCGCACTTAATGAGAACCTGCCCGAACCGTCGGCAACCGCCGCAGACGTGAAAACATCCCGACTGCTGTTCGAGCATCGGATGGTCCGGATGCTGCTCATCATGGTTGGAAGAAGGGGCATATATGCCATCGTCAGATTCCCGCCGCAGAGGATGACGCTGGCGCCGTTTGCCGGATTGCCGTCGGGCAGAGTCACGGTACCGGTGTAACTTCCCCCGCGGACCATGGCTATTTCCACGTTGCGATTGCTTTCCTTGTCATCCACAACCTGGGAACCGTCTGGAATATATCCGTCGGCTTCCACCAATAGGATGTAGGAAGCGCCGGATCGAATGGGCACAGTCAATGTAAATTCCCCGTTCTTGCCGTCGATTGGGTTCGCGGGGAACGGCGCTAGACTGTTGACGGTGGAAACTTTGAAGCTCTCCAGCGGCATCCTGGTTTGTGAATCGACCACCTTCCCGATAACACTGACTTCAGCCAGCCTGGTCAAACGGATCTCGTGTTCTTTGGAGGAATCCAGGGTCATGGAACCTGGGGATTTATACCCTTCTGCATTGATATGATACGACAAGGGTTTGACAGGGGCTGAATCCCACAGGAATCTTCCGTCGGCATCCGACTTCCCTGTCCACGAAATCGGCTGATCAGCTCCTGCGGTTGACGTCTGGATGCTTGCGCCCGCAATCGGATTGCCCGCTTCTGTAACGACCCGCCCGCTGATAATCTCACCTTTCTTCAACCGGAACTCGATTTCCGGCATGTGCTGCGCAAGCTTGATTATCCGATATTCAGGGGCAAAACCTTTCGCCTGCACGGCAATTACAATTTCTCCTGGCTTCAGACTCCTGAAAACAAATTTCCCATCCGGTTCCGAGTTGGCCGTGGCCCTGGGCAGGTTGTAGGTCCCGTTGGGAGGATTCTTTTCGAATTGCTTTATTTCGGCAGCGCCGATCCCTCGGCCGGATTCGTCCATGACAGTTCCGGCGATCACTACGCCGCTTTGCATAACAAGGACAGCTTTCCCCGCTCTTAGATCGGTCATCGATGTCGACGCAAGCGGTCGAAGGACGGTCGAAGTGCTTATCGTCGGGGTTGAGGAAACCGCTTCAGTCGTGAATTGCGCCGTAGCATAGTCCTTGTGCTCGAGTGTGAGCCCGATTCTCTCAGGGTTCGGCAAGACTTCGCTTGCGGTCCATCGTCCCATGACATCAGTTCGCGTGGCCACCAATGTATCAAGCAGATCGCGACTGGACGGCTCGGAATTGGTCTGCAACACCATGTTGGAGGATGTAATGGAGAGCTTCACGTCCGCAATCGGCTTCCCGGTTTCATCGTGAACATACCCTCCGATGGAACTGCCCCGCTCGAGCTTGAAGGTATATTCCTCTGGATAGTCTTCGGCCTTGGAAAAAACCAGGCGCCGGGAAACATACGTCTCTGCCCGGACGACCACATTGATCGGCGGAGCAGGCACGTGGATCGAGCAGTTGCCGTCGCGGTCCGTACGGGCGGCGTCGGCAGGCTGCATCTCTCTTATGGCGGCATAGAGTCCGACAAAAAGCGCCGCATTCTCGATGGGCCGCCCCGTGGACGCTTCAACGACGTGGAAGAGAATCGACCGGCCCTGCGCGTCGAGAGGAGGCGGCGTAACCGGCAACGGCGCCGCGGGCACCGCCGCATTGGAGGGCGAAGGAACTGCGGCTTCTCTTCCCGCCGGTGCAGCCTGCTTTTGCTGCTGCTGGGCACGCTTCCGGATACCCGGCAAGAAAAACAATGCCAGAGCAATGAGAATCACAATGCCTGACCAGGTAAGCCTACGACCGGTAATCAATTTTTTGCCCATGATCCGCCTGAGCCTCCGCACAAAGGTTGAGATTCGACGAGATCAGCAACCGATACTCCTGCGACCGCATTTCCCGACGCGATCCGCGTTGCCCGCTGCCGGGCTTTGAGGCGGTTTTTGTGCTAATTATCTAGTATTAATAAGTTCGTGTCAATCGAAAACATGTCGAGTCGAATTGGGGACTGACAACGCTAACTTATGGAGCCACGCAAGATCTGCGATTTTGAAGTCCACAGAACTGGCCCTTACCGCCTAAAAACAGGCCCGAATTTTGGCTTTAACAACAGGAAATCTCGCTGCGCCCACAGTGATTGGCGATGCCGGTTTCTTAAATCCCCAAAACGACCTCAAATTTTGGCTGTAAGCCATGCCGGGAAGGCCTTAAATCGCATCAGTTGCCGGCGCTGCAATAGCTTATAGTCGTCAGTCCCCGTTTTGATCCGGTTCGACCCCGTTTTGCATTTGATTTTTCCTATTTTTTTCGAGGTTGCGGGTATAAAAAGATTCTATGGCATTGGACTACGTGCTGCTGGGCATCCTGTGGGCCCTCTATTGCGGCATTCACAGCGCGCTGATTTCGATTTCGGTTACAAGGTGGTCCAAGGCGGCACTTGCAGACGGTTACCGTTATTACCGACTGCTATTCAATGTTTTTTCGCTCGCCACGCTTGTCCCGCTGATCATGTATTCAAATGCAGCGCGGTTCAGCTCCCCGCCGCTGTTTGACTGGGGCGGATATTGGCAGATTTTGCGGTATTCTCTCGTCTCTCTGGCCATCGTATTGATTGTGGCGGGAGCCAGGCATTACAGCCTGCTCCAGTTCCTCGGAATCCTCCAGGTCAGGAAGGGATCGAAAAGCAGTGCCATGACCGGCAGCGGGAATCTCGATCAAACGGGGGTATTGGGGATTGTTCGACACCCCTGGTACGTAGCCGTTTTCATCCTTCTCTGGGCCAGTGATCTCAACAAGGCAGCAATCATCGTAAATTCGGTTCTTTCCGGATACCTTTTCATCGGGACCCTGCTGGAGGAACGTAAACTGGTCATCGAGTTCGGCCAGCAGTACAAGGACTATCAGGATCAGGTGTCGATGTTTTTCCCCCTGAAATGGCTGACTGCCAGGTGGTTTGTTTGAACTATCGTTCTGCATTGCCCCCGAAGTCGCTGGGGCTCGATTGAAGCGACAAGTAACCGAGGATGTGGACATGACGATTCTGATTCTTCTATTTACGTTATTTGGGATGTCTTTTTCGCAATCTGATGTAAAGGCCGACCGCCTGGCAGCTGTTCGGTTTTTCGTCGGGCAGTGGCACGGGACGGCGACGGGAGAACCAGGCAAGGGGACGGTAGTACGGGAATACCTGTTGGTTCTGGGAGGCAAATTCCTGCAGGGGAAAAATGTGTCGCACTGGGCGGCAACAGAGAAGACACCCACGGGGGAAATCCACGAAGATATGGGTTTCTTCAGCTTCGACAATGCACGGAAAACCGTCATCTATCGTCAGTTCCACATTGAGGGATTCGTGAACCAGTATGCCATGCAGCCCATCCAGGATCCTAAGACGCTGGTCTTCGTCTCTGAGGCGATTGAAAACATAGCACCGGGCTGGCGCGCAAAAGAGACTTATCATATCCTCGGCAACGACGAGTTTGAGGAAGTGTTCGAGCTCGCTGCCCCGGGAAAAGAGTTCGAAGTGTATTCCAAGTCCAGCCTCCGCCGAACAAAATGAGCAGACCGCGATGCCTCAGCGGAAAGACCAGAGCATAACCGCTCGCGACGGTGCTTTTTTGCAGGGGAGTCGGAGGTGGGCAAGGACAAGGCACGCGCCGAATATCAAACCGCCCTGACCCTGAACCCGAAGGATGAGGCAGCCAAGAAAGCCCTGGCGGCAGTCGGCCGCTGCTCACTCTGACGGGCGAGGGCCGCGAACTGATGCGGCTGGCGCGATCGGAGCGGCACGCACCACGTAGCGCTTCGGGGAACGCGGGCTTCGGCCGAAGGGGTAGCAGGTGACAAGTGTAAGCGCATCCTCAGACGTTGGGCCCAGCAAGGCAGCGTCCCGGGGCTGAACCACGCGGATCAGTTTCACCGTATAGCTCCGCTCATGCAGGCCGCCATGCGCGCCAAACCACTCGAGCTGAATCGCATCGCCTGGTTTGATCCCTTCAAGGGGTTCAAACCAACTTGTGCGATGGCCGGCCAGGACGAGGTTTCCCGGATCTCCCAGACCGGCCCCGTTGAGCAAGCGCGCCGGGCCGAAGGCCAGCGTACGTGGGGTCGCACCCTCCAGGACAATCTCATCGTAGCTCAGGCGCGGGATTCGCAACCGGGCAACCGGATGCGTGTCGGCCCACGGCCAGGGCGCGTGGGGCTTGCCCGACTGGATGCTCTGTTCCCATGCGTGGCGGACCAGGACGGCCGCCAGCCCGGCCTTCGCACGGAGGTACACTGCGCGGCCCGTGAGGCAGATTCCGGCGATGACGACCAGCATAGACATAAGCCGTATGGTCTTCACGATACTGCTCCCATTCTCACTCTGCGCAGGACAAAGAGCGCCACGATCCCCGCGCACAGGAGGGTAATACCGAGAGTTTCAAGAAATGCGTCGGCCGTTCCCGTGGTCGGAGCGCCGAAGACCTTGTCCATCTGCCAGCCGGCAGGCAACTCCGTAGGCACGAGGGCCGTGTTGGACTCGCCGCCCGGGTTTGCCACCACGCTCTCGACCGCAACCAGCGAAGTGAATCGCGTAACCAGACGATAGCGGATGGCATGGGAAATCACGCCGGCGCGAATCTCCTCCCGTCTCTCCCCATCTGTGTGTCGCCACTCATCCATCAGCTCCTCCACCCGCTGCCGCGCCCAGAGAGTCGTGATACCCGGATGGAAAGTGGCTTCCGAAGCGTCAAATGGGATCGTTGTCTCATAAGGCTCATTGCCCACGCGCGCGGACAGGTGCACAATCCCCGCTCGCCCTTTCGAAATACGCCCGAAGATCAGCAGAGGCTGGTGCAGGAAGAGGTCGGGTGGACGCTCGGGGTATACATCGGCCACATCCACACCCGCGAAGTTCAGCGTGATGTCGGTCAATACCGGGCTCTCGATGATCTCGAGGAGGCGTGTCATCTGGTCCTGAATCTCGCTGTCGTCGGCGATGTGCGTGAAACTTCCGCGCCCGAATTGCGCCATTTTGGTCGCCAGGAAGAGATTGGGCGCGCTGCCGATGGCAACCGTGTACAGGCGGGCATCGCCTAATTCAGACCGGAGCGCGGCAAGTATTTCCTCTTCATTGCCAAGATCGCCATCAGTCAGAAGAACGATGCGGCGCAGGTAACCCGGGCTCTTCGGTTTCTGCATCAGGTGACGCAGTGCGGGCAGCATCTCGGTGCCGCCGTCAGCCCGCAAGCCCTCCACATAGCCGCGCGCAACCGCCAGGTTCTCGGCGCCGGCCGGCAACGGTTGCGGCGCGATTTCACGATAACTGCTGCTGAAGGTGAGGATGTCGAAACAGTCGGAGGGCCGCAGTCTGTCCAGTGCCTGAAGTAAAGCGCCGCGGGCCTGCTGGATCGAGGTGCCCGCCATTGAGCCGGAGACATCGATCATATAGAGCATCTCCACCGGCATCGGCGCGGTGGCCGGCACCGTAGGCGGAAAAGCAGCCAGAAGGAAATGCACCTCGCCGGTATCCCTGCTGGGAGAAAAAAACATCGCCGCTGCAGGCATTGAGTTTTCCGCTTGCCGCACCTCGAGAACGAAATCTTTGTTGGGTATGGTGGCGCCGGCGGCGAGTTCCACATGCTGGCGGCCATCCGCCAGACGGCGAACACTTATCTCGTGGGAAACGGACTCGATGGATGCGGCCCAGAAACCGGGGTCGAGATCCACTGCGAGCGAGAT
Above is a genomic segment from Terriglobia bacterium containing:
- a CDS encoding MFS transporter, which translates into the protein METIAAKQATAPGSPLRLPQFRNLWLGSTVSMLGDQFYLVALPWLVLQLTSSSFALGVIMMTAAVPRALLMLMGGAVSDRFAPRNVMLATTAARTLLVTAVAFLTWTHWINIYYLYCLAFAFGTADAFGFPASQALLPRLVQTGQLTAANSMFSGSMQACNLLGPAPAGFVIKMWGLAAAFFIDAVSFVFAIVPLAQLPKPEPSPDAPPGRPPMLRSIAEGLRYVWRDGALRSLVMLFAGINLWALGPVIVGLPVLARVRFGSSAAFGTMMSCFGGGALAGMILAGAQRTHRRRGLRFLGFVSAEAVGITAIPFIENFAVVAVVLTLIGVAAGLANVSITAWIQGYVDRALIARVMSVLMFAAVGLMPVSLVLAGAVADLHLRAMFVASGALMILTTAAAALHPSTRAID
- a CDS encoding flavodoxin family protein; protein product: MKRVTAFVASARRRHTYNSVLRFLDAVQSLGEVDSEIVVLSDYDLKTCRGCKACCDRGEELCPFQDDRDVLLDKMMASDGVVFASPVYSFQVSAIMKIFLDRLGFAFHRPRFFGKTFTSIVVEAIYGGPKTVEYLDFVGDALGFNVVKGSCVNSLEPMPEKQRRTNERILASHGRVFHDRLSRPSLPAPTLLHLMMFRMGRTKIRLMLDETWSDYRYYRHQGWFEADYFYPVRLNPIKKAAGHLFDYSAARSLKK
- a CDS encoding carboxypeptidase-like regulatory domain-containing protein, which codes for MGKKLITGRRLTWSGIVILIALALFFLPGIRKRAQQQQKQAAPAGREAAVPSPSNAAVPAAPLPVTPPPLDAQGRSILFHVVEASTGRPIENAALFVGLYAAIREMQPADAARTDRDGNCSIHVPAPPINVVVRAETYVSRRLVFSKAEDYPEEYTFKLERGSSIGGYVHDETGKPIADVKLSITSSNMVLQTNSEPSSRDLLDTLVATRTDVMGRWTASEVLPNPERIGLTLEHKDYATAQFTTEAVSSTPTISTSTVLRPLASTSMTDLRAGKAVLVMQSGVVIAGTVMDESGRGIGAAEIKQFEKNPPNGTYNLPRATANSEPDGKFVFRSLKPGEIVIAVQAKGFAPEYRIIKLAQHMPEIEFRLKKGEIISGRVVTEAGNPIAGASIQTSTAGADQPISWTGKSDADGRFLWDSAPVKPLSYHINAEGYKSPGSMTLDSSKEHEIRLTRLAEVSVIGKVVDSQTRMPLESFKVSTVNSLAPFPANPIDGKNGEFTLTVPIRSGASYILLVEADGYIPDGSQVVDDKESNRNVEIAMVRGGSYTGTVTLPDGNPANGASVILCGGNLTMAYMPLLPTMMSSIRTIRCSNSSRDVFTSAAVADGSGRFSLSAVAQAHSIYAAHEKGFAAIALEKLASSSRIVLQPWGRVEGTLMIGTKPGVGQRMFLSKVQSNFRPPALGVSFNAVTDNDGKFTYPTLPPGEYRVSQIVGTAGSGRTEIVSVKSGETTSVKIGGTGRPVIGRIFAIGADQSVVFKIRSMSLALKLSAEAIPRPTDPAAYRDWAEREDVLAQMRAERRYAVQFEDDGSFRAEDIPAGTYTLSVTAGPDAAGASPGSRPAVETFTKEVVISEMTGGRSDTPLDLGVIKFQSTKK
- a CDS encoding class GN sortase — translated: MKTIRLMSMLVVIAGICLTGRAVYLRAKAGLAAVLVRHAWEQSIQSGKPHAPWPWADTHPVARLRIPRLSYDEIVLEGATPRTLAFGPARLLNGAGLGDPGNLVLAGHRTSWFEPLEGIKPGDAIQLEWFGAHGGLHERSYTVKLIRVVQPRDAALLGPTSEDALTLVTCYPFGRSPRSPKRYVVRAAPIAPAASVRGPRPSE
- a CDS encoding marine proteobacterial sortase target protein, encoding MRRLAANWFRISLRFHFIWAFLAVTTVMAGWASAGQDANGPSQAGEGCLLYRSAVAGRYELVPLIHTDAVLDACGLVAAVTVTQQYANSSPEPIEAVYVFPLPHDAAVYDMEIRIGNRVIRSEIREREEAKRVYEAAKAQGNRAALVEEERPNIFTTSVANIMPGDRIDVRLCYVEPLHWEDGRMRLVFPMVVGPRYIPGTQATGHIGTGWSLDTDAVPDASRITPAVRNPENRSGHDISLAVDLDPGFWAASIESVSHEISVRRLADGRQHVELAAGATIPNKDFVLEVRQAENSMPAAAMFFSPSRDTGEVHFLLAAFPPTVPATAPMPVEMLYMIDVSGSMAGTSIQQARGALLQALDRLRPSDCFDILTFSSSYREIAPQPLPAGAENLAVARGYVEGLRADGGTEMLPALRHLMQKPKSPGYLRRIVLLTDGDLGNEEEILAALRSELGDARLYTVAIGSAPNLFLATKMAQFGRGSFTHIADDSEIQDQMTRLLEIIESPVLTDITLNFAGVDVADVYPERPPDLFLHQPLLIFGRISKGRAGIVHLSARVGNEPYETTIPFDASEATFHPGITTLWARQRVEELMDEWRHTDGERREEIRAGVISHAIRYRLVTRFTSLVAVESVVANPGGESNTALVPTELPAGWQMDKVFGAPTTGTADAFLETLGITLLCAGIVALFVLRRVRMGAVS